Sequence from the Pirellulales bacterium genome:
AAAATAAGAGTCCTCCCAAAAAATACTTGTTCATCGTCCCAACTCCTCATAACAAAAGTTCAACCGGGTAATAACACGAGACTTGCCCTGGTTTTCCAGGATTAGCAAAATCCATTCCCCCCGTTTCTTCCCGGGGGGATGTAACAAATTTACCCAGCTTTTGCCAGGGAACTGTCGCTCTGGAAACCAATATGTCCCTTTGGCGTCCGCGCCTCACTCTTGTGCGTCGAACGGACTCGCTTATGAAAGCCCCCAGTAAAAAATTCGACCCGCATGGCAAATTTTTGTTGCCTTGGTAAAGAATAGTGCTCTGGCAACGATTAATTTTCGGAGGAGCCGTAGGGCGCTAGCCCACGATTAGAGCGGCAAAAACCATGGGCTAGCGCTCAGCGGCTGATCTGCCAAACTCAAATCTTTAGCTGTAACACAGCAATAGTAACCCAGAACTTTATCATGAATATATAATTCATGCATATAAAGATGCCGCCGCGGCCTACATATGTATCGCCTTGGCAAAGGTCGCCCAGGCCGCTTCCTTGAGGGTTTCTGGCAGCGTCGGATGCGCGTGGCAGGTGCGGGCGATGTCCTCGCTGCTGGCCCCAAAGCTCATCGCCGCCCCCGCCTCCGCAATGAGGTCCCCCGCCCGCGGGCCGATGATATGCACGCCCAGCACGCGGTCGGTGGCCTGGTGGGCGAGGACCTTGACCCAGCCCGTGGTCAGGCCCAGGGAGATCGCCCGGCCATTGGCGCGGAAGGGGAATTTTCCCTTTTTGTAGGGGATATTGGCGGCTTGCAGTTGTTCCTCGGTCTGGCCGACGCTGGCGATTTCGGGATCGGTAAAAATCACCGCCGGAATGACGTCATAATTGACATGGCTGTGGCCAGTGACCAAATATTCGGCCACGGCCACTCCTTCCTCCTCGGCTTTGTGGGCCAACATGGGACCGTCGATGACATCGCCGATGGCATAGACGCCGGGCACGCTGGTGGCATAGTGCCGATCGACGGGAATTTTGCCTTTTTTGTCCACGGTCAGGCCGATGGTTTCTAGGCCCAGGTGTTCGGTATAGGGGACGCGTCCCACGGCGACCAGGACGCGGTCGGCCCGCAATGGTTCGGTTCCCTCGGCCTGGACGATCGCGCCGTCGCCATCCGCGCGGGCCGAAAGAACTTTGGTTTTGAGGCGAAAATCAAATCCTTGTTTGGCGAAAATGCCGTAGGCCTCGCTGGCAATTTCGGCATCGCTGCCGGGCAGGATGCGGTCTAAATATTCCAGTACGGTCACTTTGCTGCCCAGGCGCAGCCAGACAGAGCCTAGTTCCATGCCGATGTACCCGCCGCCAATGACGATAAGGCGACCGGGGACGCGGTCATACGAGAGCGCTTCGCTGCTGGTGCCGACGTAGTTGCCGTCCAACTCGATACCGGGCAAGGTGGCGGACTTGCTACCGGTGGCGATGATGATTTTGGGGGCGGTGAGTTCGGTGGATTTTGCTTCGGTTGTGTCGGCTGACGAAATGGGCTGGGGGGAATCAACGAGGATTTTTCCCGGACCGGCAAAGCGTCCCGTGCCGGTGTAGCGGGTGATTTTGTTCTTTTTTAGCAGGCCCTCGATCCCCTTGGTCAGCGTGTCAACGACCTTGGTCTTGCGCGCTAACATCGCGGGCAGGTCCAGCTCGACCCCGCTGGTTTTGATGCCATGCGCGGCGTAGGAATGTTGGACCTCATAAAATTTTTCGCTGGATTCCAGCAGCGCCTTGGACGGGATGCAGCCGATCCGCAGGCAGGTGCCGCCAAGTTGCGGTTCTTTTTCGACGCAGGCGACATTCAGGCCTAGTTGGGCGGCGCGGATGGCGGCGACATAACCGCCGGGACCGCCGCCAATGACAATCAAATCGTGGTGTGGCATGGGAAAAGAAAAAATACCATATGTGAGAAGTCGCGAGCGTTAAAACTAAAATAATGACAAGGCCAGTTAAGGTTTAGAATGAAAAACCAAAGTGAGCTTGTTTACTATTTTAGTTAAGCTCAAGACCGTGATTCATGGGCCAATTGATAGAGTGAAATGATGGGGTTACTTAAATTTAGGGGCG
This genomic interval carries:
- the lpdA gene encoding dihydrolipoyl dehydrogenase produces the protein MPHHDLIVIGGGPGGYVAAIRAAQLGLNVACVEKEPQLGGTCLRIGCIPSKALLESSEKFYEVQHSYAAHGIKTSGVELDLPAMLARKTKVVDTLTKGIEGLLKKNKITRYTGTGRFAGPGKILVDSPQPISSADTTEAKSTELTAPKIIIATGSKSATLPGIELDGNYVGTSSEALSYDRVPGRLIVIGGGYIGMELGSVWLRLGSKVTVLEYLDRILPGSDAEIASEAYGIFAKQGFDFRLKTKVLSARADGDGAIVQAEGTEPLRADRVLVAVGRVPYTEHLGLETIGLTVDKKGKIPVDRHYATSVPGVYAIGDVIDGPMLAHKAEEEGVAVAEYLVTGHSHVNYDVIPAVIFTDPEIASVGQTEEQLQAANIPYKKGKFPFRANGRAISLGLTTGWVKVLAHQATDRVLGVHIIGPRAGDLIAEAGAAMSFGASSEDIARTCHAHPTLPETLKEAAWATFAKAIHM